The following proteins come from a genomic window of Actinomycetes bacterium:
- a CDS encoding IS630 family transposase, whose translation MMARAGARSPFAVTLTASQRRFLKALVRRPTAQQRQVTRARIVLLAAAGWANQAIARKLGIAPNTAGKWRKRFFKEGFDGLADRKRSGRPRVFGAAVVAYAKAVACELPATRGVPLSRWSLGELRDELIATGLVSQVSTTTLWRWLAEDPVKPWQHRSWIFPRDPAFAAKAGVVLDLYERVFDGAPLGEGEYVISADEKTSVQARCRCHPTLPPGRARSMRVEHEYERRGALAYLAAWDVHQARLFGRCEPTTGIEPFGRLVAQVMGSEPYASAERVFWVVDNGSSHRGQASVERLEGEYKNLRLVHLPVHASWLNQIEIVFSVIQRKVLTPNDFTDLAEAQQRLLAFQARYQQAAAPFDWRYTRSDLDRLLRRLDETEQLTKAA comes from the coding sequence ATGATGGCACGAGCAGGTGCGCGCAGCCCGTTTGCGGTCACGCTGACCGCCTCGCAGCGGCGCTTCCTCAAGGCCCTGGTGCGCAGGCCCACCGCCCAGCAGCGCCAGGTGACCAGGGCCAGGATCGTGCTGCTGGCCGCGGCGGGGTGGGCCAACCAGGCGATCGCGCGCAAGCTTGGGATCGCGCCGAACACCGCAGGCAAGTGGCGCAAGCGGTTCTTCAAGGAGGGCTTCGACGGCCTGGCCGACCGCAAGCGGTCCGGCCGCCCGCGGGTGTTCGGCGCGGCGGTGGTCGCCTACGCCAAGGCGGTCGCCTGTGAGCTGCCGGCGACCCGAGGGGTGCCGCTGTCGCGCTGGAGCCTTGGCGAGTTGCGCGACGAGCTCATCGCCACCGGGCTGGTCAGCCAGGTCTCGACCACCACGCTGTGGCGCTGGCTGGCCGAGGACCCGGTCAAGCCCTGGCAGCACCGCTCCTGGATCTTTCCCCGCGACCCCGCGTTTGCCGCCAAGGCCGGGGTCGTGCTGGACCTGTACGAGCGGGTCTTTGACGGTGCGCCGCTGGGCGAGGGCGAGTACGTCATCAGCGCCGATGAGAAGACCTCGGTCCAGGCGCGCTGCCGCTGCCACCCGACCCTGCCACCGGGGCGGGCCAGGAGCATGCGCGTGGAGCACGAGTACGAGCGCCGCGGCGCGCTGGCCTACCTGGCCGCCTGGGACGTGCACCAGGCCCGCCTGTTCGGCCGCTGCGAGCCCACCACCGGCATCGAGCCGTTCGGCCGCCTGGTCGCCCAGGTCATGGGAAGCGAGCCCTACGCCTCCGCCGAGCGGGTGTTCTGGGTCGTCGACAACGGCTCATCCCACCGCGGCCAGGCGTCGGTCGAGCGGCTGGAGGGCGAGTACAAGAACCTGCGCCTGGTCCACCTGCCCGTGCACGCCTCCTGGCTCAACCAGATCGAGATTGTGTTCTCGGTGATCCAGCGCAAGGTCCTGACCCCCAACGACTTCACCGACCTCGCCGAGGCCCAGCAGCGCCTGCTTGCCTTCCAGGCCCGCTACCAGCAGGCCGCAGCACCGTTCGACTGGCGCTATACCCGCTCGGACCTGGACCGACTCCTGCGCCGCCTGGACGAAACAGAGCAGCTCACCAAGGCCGCATGA